In one window of Fusobacterium sp. DNA:
- a CDS encoding amidohydrolase: protein MQTKKLAEKYKDYVITMRREFHMNPEASMEEYNTSRRIREELDKAGIENKSIAGTGVIATIKGSHPGKTVALRGDIDALAVIEESGKEYASKIHGLMHACGHDTHGAMLLGSAMVLNEMKDQINGTVKFFFQPGEEVGKGAAAMVAEGALEGVDSVMGMHISSGLPAGTINADPGAKTASADYFKITVTGKGGHGAEPEKTIDAVVVGSAVVMNIQSLVSREFSPFDPLVVTIGSIHSGTRFNVIAPRAVIEGTVRYYNPEFKEKVPAAIERIAKATAEAYRATAEMEYSNLVKITINDDICTSIARESAGKIVGQENVVETPPATGGEDFSEFSSIVPGVMCNLGARNEEKGIIYPHHHGKFDVDEDVFVDGVAFYAQYALDFLEKNKG, encoded by the coding sequence ATGCAAACTAAAAAATTGGCAGAAAAATATAAAGACTATGTAATAACTATGAGAAGGGAATTTCATATGAATCCTGAAGCAAGTATGGAGGAATATAATACTTCCAGAAGAATAAGAGAGGAACTTGATAAAGCTGGTATTGAAAATAAGAGTATTGCTGGTACTGGGGTTATCGCAACCATCAAAGGCAGCCATCCTGGCAAAACTGTAGCTCTAAGAGGGGATATTGACGCTCTTGCTGTAATAGAAGAAAGTGGAAAGGAATATGCTTCAAAAATACATGGGCTTATGCATGCCTGCGGTCACGATACACATGGAGCCATGCTTCTTGGTTCTGCTATGGTTCTCAATGAAATGAAAGATCAGATAAATGGAACTGTTAAATTTTTCTTCCAGCCTGGTGAAGAAGTTGGTAAGGGAGCTGCTGCTATGGTAGCTGAAGGAGCTCTTGAAGGGGTAGATAGTGTTATGGGAATGCATATTTCCAGCGGACTTCCTGCTGGAACTATAAATGCTGATCCTGGTGCTAAAACAGCTTCTGCTGATTATTTTAAAATAACTGTTACAGGAAAGGGAGGTCATGGTGCTGAACCTGAAAAAACAATAGATGCTGTTGTTGTTGGTTCTGCTGTTGTTATGAATATTCAATCCCTTGTAAGCAGAGAATTCAGTCCTTTTGATCCTCTAGTTGTAACAATAGGTTCCATCCATTCTGGAACTAGATTCAACGTAATAGCTCCTAGGGCTGTTATTGAAGGAACTGTAAGATATTACAATCCTGAATTTAAAGAAAAAGTTCCAGCTGCTATTGAAAGAATAGCTAAAGCTACAGCTGAAGCATATAGAGCAACTGCTGAAATGGAATATTCCAATCTGGTAAAAATAACTATCAATGATGATATCTGTACTTCTATAGCTCGTGAATCTGCTGGAAAAATAGTTGGACAAGAAAATGTAGTAGAAACTCCTCCTGCTACTGGTGGAGAAGATTTTTCTGAATTTTCTTCTATTGTTCCAGGAGTTATGTGTAACTTAGGTGCCAGAAATGAAGAAAAAGGTATTATATATCCACACCATCATGGAAAATTTGATGTGGATGAAGATGTATTTGTAGATGGAGTAGCATTTTATGCTCAATATGCTCTTGATTTCTTAGAAAAAAATAAAGGTTAA
- a CDS encoding ABC transporter substrate-binding protein yields MNYKMLKKFGMGVLLVCVGLFSAMKISASSKGEKAAPAATANVQLKDTLVVAMKSDPKTLDPQKSIDTMSNKSINLMYDSLLELDENLNVVPALAEKWERIDEYSIVFYLRKGVKFHNGDELKAEDVKFTLERAVASPQTMYLYNPISEVTVMDDYTVKVTTKTPFGALLQNLAAIQGGIVNKKVVEAAGEDYVKNPVGTGQYKFKEWLPGNKIVFEAFNDSYHGAPEIKEITFKTVPEVSNRMIYLETGEADISFDIGLMDKEAVKNHKNLELLEVESPSILYLGFDQTVPKFQNKKLRQAIAYAIDNNVFVDAIFRGSAVAADSVMAKASPSYNPNVKKYDQNIEKAKELLKEAGYPNGIDLQLWVMDDGPRVDMCVIIQDQLKAVGINVEIKVFEFGAYVSKTALPDKELYFLSWNSSGDGDASLYPLFHSTQHGASGNRSFYSNKEIDTLLDKARTSVDQDERTEIYKKVQDILQEELPHYTLVYPKLNLAKSTKVKNMIFKKNGYVDLTKAYVEK; encoded by the coding sequence ATGAATTATAAAATGCTTAAAAAATTTGGAATGGGTGTATTACTGGTTTGTGTTGGACTATTTAGTGCCATGAAAATTTCTGCTTCATCAAAAGGAGAAAAAGCAGCACCTGCTGCTACTGCCAATGTTCAGTTGAAAGATACTCTTGTTGTAGCAATGAAGTCTGATCCTAAAACTCTTGATCCTCAAAAGAGTATTGATACTATGTCTAACAAATCTATCAATCTTATGTATGATTCTCTTTTAGAATTAGATGAAAACCTTAATGTAGTACCTGCCCTTGCTGAAAAATGGGAAAGAATTGATGAATATAGTATTGTCTTTTATTTAAGAAAAGGTGTTAAGTTTCATAATGGTGATGAACTGAAAGCTGAAGATGTTAAATTTACATTGGAAAGAGCTGTTGCTTCTCCACAAACTATGTATCTTTATAATCCTATTTCTGAAGTTACTGTTATGGATGACTATACTGTAAAAGTTACTACAAAAACTCCTTTTGGAGCTCTTTTACAAAATCTTGCTGCTATTCAAGGTGGAATTGTTAACAAGAAAGTTGTAGAAGCTGCTGGAGAAGATTATGTTAAAAATCCTGTAGGAACTGGACAATACAAATTCAAAGAATGGCTTCCTGGAAACAAAATTGTTTTTGAAGCGTTTAATGATTCATATCATGGTGCTCCTGAAATCAAAGAAATCACTTTTAAAACTGTTCCTGAAGTAAGCAACAGAATGATTTACTTGGAAACTGGAGAAGCTGATATCTCTTTTGATATTGGACTTATGGATAAAGAAGCTGTTAAAAATCACAAGAATCTGGAATTACTTGAAGTAGAGTCTCCTTCTATTCTTTATCTTGGATTTGACCAGACTGTACCTAAGTTCCAAAACAAAAAACTAAGACAGGCAATTGCTTATGCTATTGATAATAATGTTTTTGTAGATGCAATCTTCAGAGGTTCAGCTGTTGCTGCTGACTCAGTTATGGCTAAAGCATCTCCTTCTTATAACCCAAATGTAAAAAAATATGATCAGAATATTGAAAAAGCCAAAGAGCTTTTAAAAGAGGCTGGATATCCTAATGGAATTGATCTTCAATTATGGGTAATGGATGATGGGCCTAGAGTTGATATGTGTGTAATTATTCAAGACCAGTTAAAAGCTGTTGGTATTAATGTTGAAATTAAAGTTTTTGAATTTGGAGCTTATGTTTCTAAAACAGCTCTGCCTGATAAAGAACTTTATTTTCTTTCATGGAATTCATCTGGTGATGGAGATGCTTCTCTTTATCCTCTGTTTCATTCTACTCAGCATGGAGCATCTGGTAACAGAAGTTTCTATTCCAACAAAGAAATTGATACTCTTTTAGATAAAGCAAGAACTTCAGTAGACCAAGATGAAAGAACTGAAATCTATAAAAAAGTACAGGACATTCTTCAAGAGGAACTTCCTCATTATACTTTAGTTTATCCTAAACTTAATCTTGCAAAAAGTACTAAAGTAAAAAATATGATTTTCAAGAAAAATGGATATGTTGATTTAACTAAGGCATATGTTGAAAAATAA
- a CDS encoding amidohydrolase, with protein MKTIDLAKKNHDYVIQMRREFHMNPEVSMQEYNTCKRIKEELEKMGVEYKGIAGTGVIATIKGTKPGKTVALRGDIDALAVVEENTHDYVSKVHGMMHACGHDTHGAMLLGAVKVLNEMKDEIEGTVKFFFQPGEEVGKGAAAMVAEGALEGVDGVMGIHISSDMPTGTINADPGPRMASADSFKVTITGKGGHGARPEQCIDAVVVGAATVMNLQSIVSRELSPFDPVVVTTGSIKSGTRFNVIAPTAVLEGTVRYYKTEYKQIIADAIERIAKSTAEAYRATAEMEYSSLVKPTINDDACAELAQESAAKIVGKENVIHTPAGTGGEDFSEFSSIVPGVMTRLGAGNTEKGTTYPHHHGKFDVDEDAFVYGVAFYAQYAIDYLKKNPKTL; from the coding sequence ATGAAAACTATAGATTTAGCTAAAAAAAATCACGATTATGTCATACAAATGAGAAGAGAATTCCACATGAACCCTGAAGTAAGTATGCAGGAATACAACACTTGCAAAAGAATAAAAGAAGAACTTGAAAAAATGGGTGTTGAATATAAAGGAATAGCTGGTACTGGTGTCATAGCTACTATAAAAGGTACTAAACCTGGAAAAACTGTAGCACTTAGAGGAGATATTGATGCTCTTGCTGTTGTAGAAGAAAATACTCATGATTATGTTTCAAAAGTTCATGGTATGATGCATGCCTGTGGTCATGACACTCATGGAGCTATGCTTCTTGGTGCTGTAAAAGTCTTAAATGAAATGAAAGATGAAATAGAAGGAACTGTTAAATTTTTCTTCCAGCCTGGTGAAGAGGTTGGTAAAGGAGCTGCTGCTATGGTAGCTGAAGGAGCTCTTGAAGGAGTAGATGGTGTTATGGGAATACATATATCTTCTGATATGCCTACTGGAACTATAAATGCTGATCCAGGTCCTAGAATGGCTTCTGCTGACTCTTTTAAAGTAACTATTACAGGAAAAGGAGGGCATGGTGCAAGACCTGAACAATGTATAGATGCTGTTGTTGTTGGGGCAGCTACTGTTATGAATCTTCAATCAATAGTGAGCAGAGAACTTTCTCCATTCGACCCTGTTGTAGTAACTACTGGATCAATAAAATCTGGAACTAGATTCAATGTTATAGCTCCTACTGCTGTATTGGAAGGAACTGTAAGATATTATAAAACTGAATATAAACAAATCATAGCTGATGCTATTGAAAGAATTGCTAAATCAACAGCTGAAGCATATAGAGCAACTGCTGAAATGGAATATTCAAGCCTTGTAAAACCTACTATTAATGATGATGCTTGTGCTGAACTTGCTCAGGAATCAGCTGCTAAAATAGTTGGAAAAGAAAATGTCATACATACTCCTGCTGGTACAGGTGGAGAAGATTTCTCTGAATTTTCTTCAATAGTTCCTGGAGTTATGACTAGACTTGGAGCTGGAAATACAGAAAAAGGAACAACTTATCCTCATCATCATGGAAAATTTGATGTAGATGAAGATGCTTTTGTTTATGGAGTTGCATTTTATGCACAATATGCTATTGACTATTTAAAGAAAAATCCTAAGACCCTCTAA
- a CDS encoding ABC transporter substrate-binding protein yields the protein MENKNKVIKRIGAAVAAAAVIFFTGMNVIATDKKTETKKTEAVNPYKENIVIASKADAKTLDPQRTIDTTSNKTIRLIFNGLLSLDKDLKIQPCLAESWEAIDNTNTVFHLKKGVKFHNGDTMTAEDVKFSIDRARVSNQTSYLFKPITEVTVIDENTVKITTEKPFGPLLTNLAQTQGCIVSKRAVQEVGEENFFQHPVGTGQYKFKEWIPGDRIIVEAFDEAFQGAPKVKQITMRTITEVSNRMIALETGEADIAFDIGIMDKEAVKNNKNMEFLEVASPSSLYLGFDQTTPEYQNKKLRQAIAYAVDTKVLAEAVFRGSAIAADSALPKACPAHITPAKQYDQDIEKAKQLMEEAGYKDGLNIELWVNDDGPRTDMCVIMQEQLKAIGINAEIKIFEWGAYVSRTAQPNKQLYLLSWNSTSDGDAALYALFHSSQQGLSGNRSFYKNEKLDEVLDKARYSVDQEERTKMYQEAQEILQEDIPHYTLVYPMLNVAVRKSVKDMIFRNDGYIDVENMYVTNEK from the coding sequence ATGGAAAATAAAAATAAAGTGATAAAAAGAATCGGAGCAGCAGTTGCTGCTGCAGCAGTTATATTTTTTACAGGAATGAATGTCATTGCTACTGATAAGAAAACTGAAACTAAAAAAACTGAAGCAGTTAATCCTTACAAAGAAAATATAGTAATAGCTTCAAAAGCTGATGCTAAAACACTTGATCCTCAAAGAACTATTGATACAACATCTAACAAAACTATTCGTTTGATATTCAATGGGTTGTTATCACTGGATAAAGACCTAAAGATTCAACCTTGTTTGGCAGAAAGCTGGGAAGCAATTGATAATACAAACACTGTATTCCATTTAAAAAAAGGGGTGAAATTCCATAATGGAGATACAATGACTGCTGAAGATGTAAAATTCTCTATAGACAGAGCAAGAGTTTCTAATCAAACATCTTATTTATTTAAACCAATAACTGAAGTTACTGTAATTGATGAAAATACTGTAAAAATTACCACTGAAAAACCTTTTGGTCCATTATTAACAAACTTGGCTCAAACTCAAGGTTGTATAGTAAGTAAAAGAGCTGTACAGGAAGTCGGAGAAGAAAACTTCTTCCAACACCCAGTAGGAACTGGACAGTATAAATTTAAAGAATGGATCCCTGGAGACAGAATAATTGTTGAAGCTTTTGATGAAGCTTTCCAAGGGGCTCCAAAAGTTAAACAGATCACTATGAGAACTATAACAGAAGTAAGTAACAGAATGATAGCTTTGGAAACTGGTGAAGCTGATATCGCTTTCGATATTGGAATAATGGATAAAGAAGCTGTTAAAAATAATAAAAATATGGAATTTTTAGAAGTTGCTTCTCCATCTTCATTGTACTTAGGATTTGATCAGACAACTCCTGAATATCAAAATAAAAAATTAAGACAGGCCATTGCCTATGCAGTAGATACCAAAGTTTTAGCTGAAGCTGTGTTCAGAGGTTCTGCAATAGCTGCTGATTCTGCTTTGCCAAAAGCTTGCCCTGCTCATATCACTCCAGCTAAACAATATGATCAAGATATTGAAAAAGCTAAGCAGTTAATGGAAGAAGCTGGATATAAAGATGGATTGAATATTGAATTATGGGTTAATGATGATGGACCTAGAACTGATATGTGTGTAATTATGCAGGAACAGTTAAAAGCCATTGGAATCAATGCTGAAATTAAAATATTTGAATGGGGAGCATATGTATCAAGAACAGCTCAGCCTAATAAACAGTTATATTTACTTTCTTGGAATTCTACTAGTGATGGAGATGCTGCTTTATATGCTTTGTTCCATTCTAGTCAACAAGGATTATCTGGAAACAGAAGTTTCTATAAAAATGAAAAGTTAGATGAAGTTTTAGACAAAGCCAGATATTCAGTTGATCAAGAAGAAAGGACAAAAATGTATCAGGAAGCTCAGGAAATATTACAAGAGGATATTCCACATTACACTTTAGTGTATCCTATGTTGAATGTAGCTGTAAGAAAAAGTGTAAAAGATATGATATTCAGAAATGATGGATATATAGATGTTGAAAATATGTATGTTACAAATGAAAAATAA
- the panF gene encoding sodium/pantothenate symporter: MIIIPIIVYILIVLFIAWKMGKYKNENGKFIEEYFIGSRSMGGLVLAMTLISSYVGASSFIGGPGIAYKLGLSWVFLACIQVPTAFLTLGVLGKKLAIISRKINGVTITDFLRARYESNLVIILSSLMMLIFFIGTIVAQFVGGARLFESVTGYSYTLGLIIFSAVVIIYTTFGGFRAVTITDAIQGIVMLLATGLLFLIILNKGGGMENIMSKVLETNPSLLTPDGGGAVSKPFILSFWMLVGIGVLGLPVTEVRCMGFKDSRAMHRAMIIGTSFVGLLMLGMHLVGVMGIAVEPGVDVGDKIIPILAIKNMHPILAGIFIAGPLAAIMSSVDSLLIMSSAAIVKDLYINYIEKNPSESKIKKLSLGTSLILGIIVFILALNPPQLLVWINLFALAGQEAAFFCPILFGLYWKKANATGAAVSMIFSVISYLYMVVMDIKFIGMHQIVPVIIFSVIIFIGGSLLGKPNSQKVDNLFFGN; the protein is encoded by the coding sequence ATGATAATAATTCCTATTATAGTATATATTTTAATTGTTCTTTTTATTGCATGGAAAATGGGAAAATACAAAAATGAAAATGGAAAATTTATTGAAGAATATTTTATTGGAAGCAGAAGTATGGGAGGACTTGTCCTTGCTATGACTCTTATTAGTTCTTATGTTGGAGCCAGTTCTTTTATAGGAGGTCCTGGAATAGCATATAAACTTGGACTCAGCTGGGTATTTCTTGCATGTATTCAAGTTCCTACTGCTTTTCTTACTCTTGGAGTTTTAGGAAAAAAGCTTGCTATCATATCAAGAAAAATAAATGGTGTTACTATTACAGACTTTTTAAGAGCAAGATATGAAAGTAATCTTGTCATTATACTTTCATCCCTAATGATGCTTATATTTTTTATTGGAACTATTGTTGCCCAATTTGTAGGAGGAGCCAGATTATTTGAAAGTGTCACAGGATACTCCTATACTTTAGGATTGATTATATTCTCTGCTGTAGTTATTATCTATACAACTTTTGGAGGATTCAGAGCTGTAACTATCACTGATGCTATACAAGGAATAGTCATGCTTCTTGCTACTGGACTATTATTTCTAATAATTTTGAATAAAGGCGGAGGTATGGAAAATATCATGAGTAAAGTTCTTGAAACTAATCCTTCTCTCCTGACTCCTGATGGAGGTGGAGCTGTATCAAAACCCTTTATATTATCATTCTGGATGCTGGTTGGAATAGGAGTACTGGGGCTTCCTGTCACTGAAGTGCGATGTATGGGATTTAAAGACAGCAGAGCTATGCACAGAGCTATGATAATAGGAACTTCATTTGTAGGACTTCTAATGCTTGGAATGCATCTGGTTGGAGTTATGGGAATAGCTGTAGAACCTGGAGTTGATGTTGGAGATAAAATAATTCCTATTCTTGCAATAAAAAATATGCATCCTATACTTGCTGGTATTTTTATTGCTGGACCCCTTGCTGCCATTATGTCCTCTGTAGATTCTTTGCTCATAATGTCATCTGCTGCTATTGTCAAAGATTTATATATAAACTACATAGAAAAGAATCCCAGTGAATCAAAAATTAAAAAACTTTCTTTGGGAACTTCTCTTATACTTGGAATAATAGTTTTCATTTTGGCTTTAAACCCTCCACAGCTTCTAGTGTGGATAAATCTTTTTGCATTAGCTGGTCAGGAAGCTGCTTTTTTCTGTCCTATACTTTTTGGTCTGTACTGGAAAAAAGCTAATGCTACTGGAGCAGCTGTTTCAATGATATTCAGTGTTATATCTTATTTGTATATGGTTGTTATGGACATAAAATTTATTGGAATGCATCAGATTGTTCCTGTAATAATTTTTTCTGTAATAATTTTTATTGGAGGTTCTCTTCTTGGAAAGCCTAATTCTCAAAAGGTAGACAACTTATTTTTTGGTAATTAA
- a CDS encoding YhdT family protein, which produces MDVRKQINKEVIITIILYLIYFLWWYFWGYIDENVSPSEYKFIFGLPRWFFYSCVVGLFLINILVFLAVKFFFKDIDLEQEEE; this is translated from the coding sequence ATGGATGTAAGAAAACAAATAAACAAAGAAGTCATTATTACCATTATTCTTTATTTAATATATTTTTTATGGTGGTATTTTTGGGGATATATTGATGAAAATGTTTCTCCTTCAGAATACAAATTTATTTTTGGATTACCAAGATGGTTTTTTTATTCATGTGTTGTTGGGCTTTTTCTAATTAATATACTTGTTTTTCTAGCAGTAAAATTCTTTTTTAAAGATATTGACTTAGAACAGGAGGAAGAATAA
- a CDS encoding cation-translocating P-type ATPase has translation MEKVEEILSSIPMTIIGGIFLGISLVCMLMGIDLTINPAWVPIIISGIPILYGAATDLFCEKTISSELLVSIAIIASITIGEIFAAGEIAFIMAIGEILEDITVNRAKKGISQLIKLSPQQGRKIIKENEKLVESIVPIDEIYKDNILRVLPGEMIPVDGKIIFGNSSVDQSIMTGESFPVDKTIDDEVFCGTLNCDGSIDIITTKVGEDSSLQKLIRMVKEAEENKAPMQRIVDKWAGWLVPAALIIAVFAYFLTSDIIRAVTVLVVFCPCALALATPTSIMAAVGQAAKHGVLIKSGEALEKMGKVNCVAFDKTGTLTFGKLKVSDIISVSSVTEKELLKLVCSSEKRSEHPLGKAIVEYGKKENIQFLEVEDFKMISGKGIITKIENDEIYCGNSKFLQEQGIFLDEDIEKNLEKLRKQGKISILIGKNKKYTGIIALSDTIRPTAKEIVKKLKNMGTKVVLLTGDHKQTADYFAEEIGIENVYSELLPAEKVTYIKKLEKYGDKVCMIGDGVNDAPALKTADVGVAMASMGTDIAIEASDIALMGDNIEKIPYLKKLSSATIKTIKFNITASMTINLIAIILSVLGLLNPITGALVHNVGSVLVVLNAALLYDRNFV, from the coding sequence TTGGAAAAAGTAGAAGAAATTTTAAGCAGTATTCCTATGACAATCATAGGTGGAATATTTTTAGGTATAAGTCTTGTTTGTATGCTTATGGGAATAGACCTTACCATAAATCCAGCATGGGTTCCAATTATAATATCTGGAATTCCAATCTTATATGGAGCAGCAACAGATCTTTTTTGTGAAAAAACTATATCATCTGAATTATTAGTTTCTATTGCAATAATAGCTTCTATCACAATAGGTGAAATATTTGCTGCTGGAGAGATAGCATTTATTATGGCAATAGGTGAAATATTAGAAGATATTACTGTAAACAGAGCAAAAAAAGGTATCAGCCAGCTTATTAAATTATCACCTCAGCAAGGGCGTAAAATAATAAAAGAAAATGAAAAATTAGTAGAAAGTATTGTTCCAATTGATGAAATATATAAAGATAATATTTTAAGAGTTCTTCCTGGAGAAATGATTCCAGTGGATGGAAAAATAATTTTTGGGAATTCCTCTGTTGATCAGTCTATAATGACAGGTGAGTCATTCCCTGTTGATAAAACTATTGATGACGAAGTATTTTGTGGTACTTTAAACTGTGATGGCTCTATTGATATCATAACTACTAAAGTGGGAGAAGATTCTTCGCTTCAAAAACTTATAAGAATGGTAAAAGAGGCAGAAGAAAATAAGGCTCCTATGCAGAGAATAGTTGATAAATGGGCTGGCTGGCTTGTTCCTGCAGCTTTAATTATAGCTGTTTTTGCTTATTTCCTTACATCTGATATTATCAGAGCTGTAACTGTTTTGGTTGTATTCTGTCCCTGTGCACTGGCTCTTGCTACTCCTACTTCTATTATGGCAGCTGTTGGACAGGCTGCTAAACATGGAGTTTTAATAAAATCTGGAGAAGCTTTAGAAAAAATGGGAAAAGTTAACTGTGTTGCCTTTGATAAAACAGGAACTTTAACATTTGGAAAGTTAAAAGTCAGTGATATTATTTCAGTTTCTTCAGTAACTGAAAAAGAATTGCTGAAACTGGTATGTTCTTCTGAAAAAAGATCTGAACATCCATTAGGAAAAGCTATTGTAGAATATGGAAAAAAAGAAAATATTCAATTTTTAGAAGTTGAAGATTTTAAAATGATATCTGGAAAAGGAATTATAACAAAAATTGAAAATGATGAAATATATTGTGGAAACAGCAAGTTTCTTCAAGAACAGGGAATATTTTTAGATGAAGATATTGAAAAGAATCTGGAAAAGCTTCGTAAACAAGGAAAAATATCCATATTAATAGGAAAAAACAAAAAATATACAGGTATAATAGCTTTATCAGATACTATTCGCCCAACTGCTAAAGAAATAGTAAAAAAACTAAAAAATATGGGGACAAAAGTAGTCTTGCTCACAGGAGACCATAAACAAACAGCAGATTACTTTGCTGAAGAAATAGGAATTGAAAATGTTTATTCAGAACTGCTTCCAGCTGAAAAAGTTACATATATAAAAAAACTGGAAAAATATGGGGATAAAGTCTGTATGATAGGAGATGGGGTAAATGATGCTCCTGCCTTAAAAACTGCTGATGTGGGAGTAGCTATGGCAAGTATGGGTACTGACATTGCAATTGAAGCTTCTGATATAGCTCTTATGGGAGATAATATAGAAAAAATCCCCTATTTGAAAAAATTATCTTCAGCTACTATAAAGACTATAAAGTTTAATATCACAGCTTCTATGACCATAAACCTTATTGCAATCATTTTATCAGTTCTTGGTTTGTTAAATCCTATAACAGGAGCTCTTGTGCATAATGTTGGTTCTGTGCTTGTAGTTTTGAATGCAGCTCTTCTTTATGACAGAAACTTTGTATAA
- a CDS encoding transcriptional repressor, giving the protein MKRNTPQKRAIFEVIQKLDNHPTAAILMEELEKSGYKVSRATVFRVLNEAEKEGIITKISSPDGEDRYDPHTEKHYHLRCKICGKIVDSTYPYHEIMNHEEEDGFLIESHNLEFVGICKECKKKT; this is encoded by the coding sequence ATGAAAAGGAATACACCACAGAAAAGAGCTATATTTGAAGTAATACAGAAATTAGACAACCATCCTACAGCAGCAATATTGATGGAAGAATTGGAAAAAAGTGGATATAAAGTGAGCAGAGCCACAGTTTTCAGAGTGTTAAATGAAGCAGAAAAAGAAGGAATAATTACTAAAATAAGCTCCCCTGATGGAGAAGATAGGTATGACCCTCATACAGAAAAACACTACCATTTAAGATGTAAAATATGTGGAAAAATAGTTGACAGTACCTATCCTTATCATGAAATAATGAATCATGAAGAAGAAGATGGATTTTTAATAGAAAGTCATAATTTAGAATTTGTAGGAATATGTAAGGAGTGTAAGAAAAAAACATAA
- the rbr gene encoding rubrerythrin, with amino-acid sequence MDKFVLVEEKVSGNKYAGTKTEKNLMEAFSGESQARNKYKYFSQVAQREGFEQIAAIFMETSEQESQHAKMWYEEFHGLGNTAENLKTAAEGENGEWTDMYARMAKEAREEGFEELAVKFENVAKVEKEHEERYLKLLANVEKNLVFKNNGETKWMCRQCGHVHYGAEAPESCPTCGYAKAYFERKTENY; translated from the coding sequence GTGGACAAGTTTGTTTTAGTAGAGGAGAAAGTATCAGGAAATAAATATGCAGGAACTAAAACTGAAAAAAATCTAATGGAAGCTTTTTCTGGAGAATCACAAGCTAGAAATAAATACAAATATTTTTCACAGGTAGCTCAAAGAGAAGGATTTGAACAAATAGCTGCTATATTTATGGAAACTTCTGAACAGGAAAGTCAACATGCTAAAATGTGGTATGAAGAATTTCATGGACTTGGAAATACAGCTGAAAATCTGAAAACTGCTGCTGAAGGAGAAAACGGTGAGTGGACAGATATGTATGCTCGTATGGCTAAAGAAGCAAGAGAAGAAGGATTTGAAGAACTAGCTGTTAAATTTGAAAATGTAGCTAAAGTAGAAAAAGAACATGAAGAAAGATATTTGAAACTTCTTGCTAATGTTGAAAAAAATCTTGTATTTAAAAATAATGGAGAAACTAAATGGATGTGCAGACAATGCGGACATGTACATTATGGTGCTGAAGCTCCTGAAAGTTGTCCTACTTGCGGATATGCTAAAGCTTACTTTGAAAGAAAAACTGAAAATTATTAA
- a CDS encoding metal-sensing transcriptional repressor, translating to MKKCMDSKTLHVRIKKIIGQLNAIDKMIDEDIPCEDVLIQVNATKSALHKVGQVILEGHLNHCVREGIEHGDSEKTIENFTKAIEQFSRM from the coding sequence ATGAAAAAATGTATGGATTCTAAAACTCTCCATGTGAGAATAAAAAAAATTATTGGACAATTAAATGCCATAGATAAAATGATTGATGAGGACATTCCGTGTGAAGATGTTCTTATTCAAGTTAATGCTACTAAGAGTGCTCTGCATAAAGTTGGACAAGTCATACTTGAAGGGCATTTGAATCACTGTGTTCGTGAAGGTATAGAGCATGGTGATTCTGAAAAAACTATTGAAAACTTTACTAAGGCTATTGAACAATTTTCTAGAATGTAA